The Streptomyces sp. NBC_00569 genomic sequence ACGGCAACGTCTCGTACCGGGTGCCGTGGGCATTCGGCGAGGAAGCGGTCGACGTGGCACGGAAGTTCACGCGTCTCAAGCACCGCCTCATGCCGTACCTGTACGAGGCGGCGGTTGAGGCGCACCGCACCGGCGTCCCCGTGATGCGCCCGATGCTCCTCGACTTCCCGGACGACCCCACATGCCGGGTCCTGGACCGCCAGTACATGCTCGGCCCCGACCTGCTCGTCGCGCCGGTGTTCTCGGCGGACGGCGACGTCGAGTTCTATCTGCCCGAGGGCACGTGGACGCGGCTGCTGACGGGGGAGCGGGTCGAGGGCGGGCGCTGGCTGCGCGAGACCCACGGTTTCGACAGCCTGCCGCTGTTCGTCCGTCCCGGCGCGGTCGTCCCGCTCGGCGCGGACGACCGGCGCCCCGACGGCGACTGGACGGACGGCGTCACTCTGCTCGTCGCGCCGGGCGCGCGAGACGTGACGGTGACGGTGCCGGACCACGGCGGGAGCACCGCCGCCGCGTACCGGGTGCGCCGGGACGCCGTCGACGGGGCAGTCACGGTGGAGGTCGCAGGAACGAAACTCCCTTACGAGGTAAGGGAGTTGTAGTCCGTTCGGTGTGCTCGGTCAGGAGACGGCGGTGCCCGTCACCGTGTCTCCCGACCGCGTCACCTGGTACGTGACGGTGGCGCCGCTCCAGAAATGGAAGGTGAGAGTCACCGGCACACCGTCCTTGAGAGAGTTCAGGAAGTCGGCGGTGAGCCTGAGCGTGCCGCCGTCGTAGTCCGGGGCGAACGCGGTGCCGAACTGCTGGTACGACGTCCAGTCGGCCGGACCCGCGTTGGCGCCGTCGGCGTATCTGGCCTCCATGGTCGCGAGGGAGTCGCCCCGGAACCGGGCGGGGGCCGCGAAGGAGGAGGTCGTCCCCGTCGTGTCCGCGAGCAGCGGCGGGTCATACGTCGTCACGTCGATCCGCCACGGCACCCCGGACGAGAACCGGGCCTGAAGCGTGGCGTTCACCCCGTACGCGCGGTCCCCCGTCAGCCGCTTCAGAGCGGCCGCCGTCAGCGTGAGCCGGTCACGGGACACGGTGTAGTCGACGCCTTGGGCGAGCTTCTTGCCGCCCAGCCAAAGCCCCCTGAACGATGTGCCGTTGAGGTTGAGGGTGAGCGACTGGTCCGTGACCGGGTCGGCCTTGCGGACGTACACCTTGCCGGACGAAGCGGTACCCGAGCGCGTCGTCCAGCTCGACTTGACGAGAGCGAAGAGGGCGGGGTCGCGCCAGCGCAGCGTCTCACGGTTCAGCAGCGAGAACGGGTCCCACAGCGCGGTGGTGACGCCGTTGACGCGGGCTGTGTGACCGAGCGCCTCGAAGTACTTCAGGGCCTCGCCGCGCTCGACATAGTCCTGATGCGTGTAGTCCGGGTAGCTCAGGAGCCCGTACTCGCCCAGGTACACCGGAATGCCCTTGGCGACGAACGTGTCGTGCATCCGCGCGAAGGCGTCGGTCATGTCCTGCTGGACGGTGGCGTCGAAGCGGGTGTAGCCGGCGATGTTCACGCTGAACGGCCAGAAGCTGTAGTAGTGCACGGTCGCGACCAGGTTGGGGTCGTCGAGCCCGTCGATGGTGGCTGCCAGGTCGTCCATGAGGGTCTGGTCCGGAGTGGCGCCGACGGTGGGCAGGACGAGGAGGCGCTGCGCGTTCGCGCCGCCCGACGCGCGCACGATGCTGTGGAACGAGGTGTTGAGCTCGTCGACCAGCGCCGTCTTCCGGGCGTCGTCGGCGTTGTCGAAGGCCGGTTCGTTGATGCTCTCGAAGAGCAGAGTGCGCGGTTCGTCCTTGAACGCAGTGGCGATCTGCTGCCAGGTCGCGTCGTAGCGGGCGAGCACCTGGTCGTGGTCGGTGGACATCTTGTTGATCCACTGCCAGGAGTCGTGGTGCATGTTCAGCACGACGCGCAGACCGTCCGCCTGGGCCCAGTCGACCACCTGCCGAACCCGGCTCAGGAACGCGGCGTCGATCGTGTAAGGCGCCTGGTCCGACTGGTGGTTGCCCCAGGTGACGGGGATGCGCACGCTGCGGAAACCCTGGCTCCTGACGGTGTCGAAGAGCGCCTTGGTGACCGGCGGGTTGCCCCAGGACGTCTCATCGGGGACGGCGTCGAGGGTGTTGCCCAGGTTCCAGCTGGGCTGCATGGCGGCGACGGTGTCCATGGCGGAGGCGGCCGCGGCCGGAGCCGGGCGGGCAGCGGCCACAGCCCCTGTCCGGGAGGTGCTGACGGTGGTGAGCAGGGCCAGGAAGAGGCCCGCCAACCGTCCGACGCGGCGTCTGCGGCTCCGTGCTTGTCTCATACGGGGTCCCTTTCAGCGGCTGGGTTCGGTGGTCCCGGTCAGCAGCCGGGTTCAGACGGTGAGCGGCTCGTAGCGGAACCAGTCGAAGTGGGCGGTGCCGTCCGCGGCGTACAGGCCGATGACGCGGCCGGTGAATCCGCCTGCCACCTCGGTCGACAGATAGCGGCCGTCGAGGGCCGCGAGCGTGGTGAACGTGCCGTGCGGATCCTCGACGCCGAACGCGACCGTGTCCGGGCCGGTGCGCGCGTCGTGCGGGGTGTCAGTGGGCGTCACGTCGACGCCCAGCACGAGCGGCCCGCCGACTGTCGCGCGGGGTGCGGAGGCCACCACGGTGCGCAACGGTCCGACGCGGGCGATCACCCGTACTTCGGCGGCGTCGGCCTCGATCTCGTAGTGGTGCCGCTCGTCGAGCCGGACCGCTAGGCCGCCGGTGCCGTCCGCCGGGTCGAGGTGGGCGCGGACGCGGCAGGAGAGGTGCTGCTGCCGGTGGCCGACGAAGGTGACGTCGGCGGCGTCGGGCCCGGCCCCGAGGGCGTGGAGCGTCAGCCGGCCGGGTCGTTCCTTCGTGGTGCAGTGCTGTGGTGAGCGGTGGCGGAGCGAGATCCAGGAGGGTTGCAGATCGGCGTCGTCGAAGTCGTCCGTGAAGGCTTCGGCGGAGGCGGGCGCGGGCCCGGCCGTCACGGGCGGGCCGACGACCGGCCAGCCGTCCTCCCAGGTGACGGGCGCGAGGAAGGTCTCGCGGCCGAGTACGTGCCAGCCGGGGGTGCCGCCGCGCGGCCGCACCCCGAGGAACACCATCCACCACGTGCCGTCGGGCGCCTGCACCAGGTCGGCGTGGCCGGTGTTCTGTACGGGGTCGTCGGTGCTGCGGTGGGTCAGGACCGGATTGGCCGGACAAGGTTCGAAGGGGCCGGTGGGCGCGGGGCCCCGGGCCACGGAGACGGCATGACCACGCTCGGTGCCGCCCTCGGCGATCAGCAGGTACCAGTGGTCGCCCACGTGGTGCAGGTGCGGCGCCTCCGGGGCTTTGGCGCCCGGTGTGCCGGACCACAGCGGGCGCGGCTCGCCGATCGTCTCACCGG encodes the following:
- a CDS encoding glycoside hydrolase family 43 protein, translating into MADSHPVIPGFHPDPSVCRVGDDYYLACSSFEYVPGVPLFHSRDLVHWRQIGNVLDRPAQLRLPWDTPSSAGIYAPTLRHHDGRFWLIVTNVSSGGGNLLVSATDPAGPWSDPVPLPGVPGIDPDLAWDEDGACWVTVAGISQVRIDPYTGETIGEPRPLWSGTPGAKAPEAPHLHHVGDHWYLLIAEGGTERGHAVSVARGPAPTGPFEPCPANPVLTHRSTDDPVQNTGHADLVQAPDGTWWMVFLGVRPRGGTPGWHVLGRETFLAPVTWEDGWPVVGPPVTAGPAPASAEAFTDDFDDADLQPSWISLRHRSPQHCTTKERPGRLTLHALGAGPDAADVTFVGHRQQHLSCRVRAHLDPADGTGGLAVRLDERHHYEIEADAAEVRVIARVGPLRTVVASAPRATVGGPLVLGVDVTPTDTPHDARTGPDTVAFGVEDPHGTFTTLAALDGRYLSTEVAGGFTGRVIGLYAADGTAHFDWFRYEPLTV
- a CDS encoding cellulase family glycosylhydrolase, whose translation is MRQARSRRRRVGRLAGLFLALLTTVSTSRTGAVAAARPAPAAAASAMDTVAAMQPSWNLGNTLDAVPDETSWGNPPVTKALFDTVRSQGFRSVRIPVTWGNHQSDQAPYTIDAAFLSRVRQVVDWAQADGLRVVLNMHHDSWQWINKMSTDHDQVLARYDATWQQIATAFKDEPRTLLFESINEPAFDNADDARKTALVDELNTSFHSIVRASGGANAQRLLVLPTVGATPDQTLMDDLAATIDGLDDPNLVATVHYYSFWPFSVNIAGYTRFDATVQQDMTDAFARMHDTFVAKGIPVYLGEYGLLSYPDYTHQDYVERGEALKYFEALGHTARVNGVTTALWDPFSLLNRETLRWRDPALFALVKSSWTTRSGTASSGKVYVRKADPVTDQSLTLNLNGTSFRGLWLGGKKLAQGVDYTVSRDRLTLTAAALKRLTGDRAYGVNATLQARFSSGVPWRIDVTTYDPPLLADTTGTTSSFAAPARFRGDSLATMEARYADGANAGPADWTSYQQFGTAFAPDYDGGTLRLTADFLNSLKDGVPVTLTFHFWSGATVTYQVTRSGDTVTGTAVS